A genomic segment from Nodularia sphaerocarpa UHCC 0038 encodes:
- the arfB gene encoding alternative ribosome rescue aminoacyl-tRNA hydrolase ArfB yields the protein MLQISGKIIIPDSEIEMSAIRSQGAGGQNVNKVATAIHLRFDIEASSLPTFYKQQLLKLNDRRITQEGVIVIKAQEHRSQEQNREEALLRLKQLIKSAVILPQKRKPTKPTRSSQKKRLDSKTKRGDIKSMRRQSID from the coding sequence ATGCTGCAAATTTCTGGTAAGATTATCATCCCCGATAGCGAAATCGAAATGAGCGCGATTCGCTCTCAAGGTGCAGGCGGTCAAAATGTCAACAAGGTTGCTACGGCCATCCACTTACGTTTTGACATTGAGGCTTCATCATTACCCACTTTCTATAAACAGCAACTTTTGAAGTTAAATGACCGACGCATTACCCAGGAGGGAGTGATTGTAATTAAGGCTCAAGAACACCGCAGCCAGGAGCAAAACCGGGAAGAAGCTTTGCTACGGCTCAAACAACTGATTAAAAGCGCTGTCATACTGCCCCAAAAACGCAAACCCACCAAACCAACTCGCAGTTCTCAAAAAAAACGCCTTGATAGTAAAACTAAGCGAGGAGATATTAAGTCAATGAGGAGGCAGTCCATTGATTAA
- a CDS encoding chlorophyll a/b-binding protein: MTSKGFKINELGERNKVAIEPKVYVDQTPRAGFTQYAEKLNGRLAMIGFVSLIAVEVITGHGLIGWLTNL, from the coding sequence ATGACCAGCAAAGGTTTTAAAATTAACGAACTAGGTGAACGGAATAAAGTCGCCATTGAGCCAAAAGTCTATGTAGACCAAACCCCAAGAGCAGGTTTTACCCAGTATGCAGAGAAACTCAATGGTCGTTTAGCGATGATTGGTTTTGTCTCACTTATAGCTGTAGAAGTGATTACAGGTCACGGTTTAATTGGTTGGTTAACTAATCTGTAA
- a CDS encoding aspartate carbamoyltransferase catalytic subunit, translating to MPTTTWNRHHVLSLADFTTAEYDTVLQIAASFQEVLSRRTKKVPSLQGQVVANLFFEPSTRTRSSFELAAKRLSADTLNFAAASSSMTKGETILDTAKTYLAMGTDIMVIRHREAGVPNAIAQEMDRLGVRVSILNAGDGQHEHPSQALLDLFTICTLIDRSHPRLELLKDKKIAIVGDILHSRVARSNIWSLTASGAQVHLAAPPTLLPQLFKDFVLEEGKTPSSSTLNRQLFLHWDLESALQDADIVMTLRLQKERMTAHLLPSLREYHQTFGITRKKLELCKPNVKVLHPGPVNRGVEISSDLMDDPEFSLIQSQVTSGIAIRMALLYLLGSGKDSATLIK from the coding sequence ATGCCTACTACCACCTGGAATCGTCATCACGTTCTGTCCCTCGCTGACTTCACCACTGCCGAATACGATACTGTTTTACAAATTGCTGCTAGTTTTCAGGAGGTGCTGTCACGACGGACAAAGAAAGTACCCAGCCTACAAGGACAGGTGGTGGCGAATTTATTTTTTGAACCTTCTACACGCACCCGCAGCAGTTTTGAACTGGCCGCCAAGCGCTTAAGTGCAGATACGCTGAATTTTGCCGCAGCCAGTTCTTCCATGACGAAGGGAGAAACAATTCTTGACACTGCCAAGACCTATTTGGCGATGGGAACTGATATTATGGTGATACGCCATCGAGAGGCAGGAGTTCCCAATGCGATCGCCCAAGAAATGGATCGTCTAGGGGTGCGAGTCAGTATCCTCAACGCTGGTGACGGTCAACATGAGCATCCTTCCCAAGCACTGCTAGATTTATTTACCATCTGTACTTTAATTGACCGCAGTCATCCCCGACTAGAACTGTTAAAAGACAAAAAAATTGCTATTGTCGGAGACATCTTACATTCTCGTGTAGCCCGGTCAAACATTTGGAGTTTAACAGCCAGTGGCGCACAAGTCCATCTAGCAGCACCACCCACCCTGCTACCTCAGTTATTCAAAGACTTTGTTTTAGAAGAAGGTAAAACACCCTCATCCTCCACACTCAACCGTCAACTATTTCTGCATTGGGATTTAGAGTCAGCCTTACAGGATGCAGATATAGTCATGACATTGCGCCTGCAAAAAGAACGTATGACAGCGCACCTACTTCCCAGCTTGCGAGAATATCATCAAACCTTTGGCATTACACGCAAAAAGCTAGAACTGTGCAAACCTAACGTTAAAGTCTTACATCCAGGGCCAGTTAACCGGGGTGTAGAAATTAGCTCAGATTTAATGGATGATCCAGAATTTAGCCTAATTCAGTCGCAAGTTACCAGTGGTATCGCTATTCGCATGGCACTATTGTACCTGTTAGGTAGTGGCAAAGATTCAGCAACTCTCATCAAATAG
- a CDS encoding dienelactone hydrolase family protein: MQITKRNVELRVDDSLMRVYVAAPKAAGVYPGIVFYSDIYQLGSPIIRLANYLAGYGYVVAAPEIFHRIEPVGLVIEPDDLGRMRGNDDARRTKIADYDADCLAVMEFLKTESAVSPGKIGTLGFCIGGHLAFRAAFYNEIKASVCCYPTGIPSGKLGQGIADTIHRVSEIKGEMLLVFGTLDPHIPEPDRQILIKALENANVPHKVLLYEAEHTFMRDDGYRYDSAAATSAWSEIVTFLERIFAN; encoded by the coding sequence GTGCAAATTACGAAGCGCAATGTCGAGTTAAGAGTAGATGACAGTTTAATGCGTGTTTATGTAGCGGCTCCCAAAGCAGCAGGAGTTTACCCAGGTATTGTATTCTATAGTGATATTTATCAGTTAGGTAGCCCAATTATTCGTTTAGCTAACTACTTAGCAGGATATGGTTATGTAGTAGCAGCACCAGAAATTTTTCATCGCATAGAGCCAGTTGGTTTGGTAATTGAACCAGATGATTTGGGTCGGATGCGGGGTAATGATGATGCTCGTAGAACGAAAATCGCTGATTATGATGCTGATTGCCTTGCAGTAATGGAATTTCTCAAAACAGAAAGTGCAGTCTCTCCAGGTAAAATAGGCACTCTCGGCTTTTGTATTGGTGGGCATTTAGCTTTCCGCGCCGCCTTTTACAACGAAATTAAGGCTTCCGTCTGCTGCTACCCTACGGGGATTCCCAGTGGGAAGCTAGGGCAGGGGATAGCTGATACCATCCATCGGGTGAGTGAAATCAAAGGCGAGATGCTATTGGTGTTCGGGACTCTTGACCCTCATATCCCAGAGCCTGACCGTCAAATTTTAATTAAAGCTCTAGAGAATGCTAATGTACCCCACAAAGTTCTCTTGTATGAAGCAGAACATACTTTTATGCGGGACGACGGTTATCGCTACGATTCGGCGGCGGCTACCTCTGCTTGGTCTGAAATTGTAACTTTCTTAGAACGTATATTTGCAAACTGA
- a CDS encoding pentapeptide repeat-containing protein: protein MKTIFLTAAALLSTLTFAAPISAREIPTPKQHLLETRECYGCDLTNANLKGAHLIGVDLRNANLTGANLEQANLEGADLTGANLDSANLTDAFANGTTFDYANMTNADLSDANLYNAQVNGAVMIGTNIRGADGFDINLGIGGEE, encoded by the coding sequence ATGAAAACCATATTTTTGACCGCAGCAGCCCTACTTAGTACGCTAACTTTCGCTGCGCCCATTTCCGCTAGAGAAATACCTACTCCCAAACAGCACTTACTAGAAACAAGAGAATGTTATGGTTGCGATTTAACCAACGCTAACCTCAAAGGCGCTCACCTGATAGGTGTTGATTTGAGAAACGCTAATTTAACAGGTGCAAACTTAGAACAAGCTAACTTAGAAGGCGCAGATTTAACAGGTGCTAACTTGGACTCTGCTAATCTCACAGATGCCTTTGCCAATGGTACTACCTTTGATTACGCAAATATGACCAATGCCGATTTGAGTGATGCTAATTTATATAATGCTCAAGTCAATGGTGCAGTGATGATTGGTACTAATATCCGTGGTGCTGACGGTTTTGATATCAATCTCGGCATTGGTGGAGAAGAATAA
- a CDS encoding TldD/PmbA family protein: protein MLTSTLLLSNQIPTLQYSSTAERFDETWEAPLATLLGLGRAAGADFIELFLERRNYISCLAEDDAITSISPSLATGAGVRVFRGKADCYVSTNDLSFSGLKAALEKGLSILGLELPTHNAFIPEINLELLRDYATKRGKDGWLPLCSSIKEMGEVLLDGTTYLQKKANHVQSRRASYFRDWQEVLVAASDGTFARDIRLTQSVGFNLLCADGANRTSIGERAGNTSDANFLRTWDYRDASEKIAESAGKMLYADYVDSGTYPIIMANHFGGVIFHEACGHLLETTQIERKTTPFADKKGEKIAHESLTAWDEGRAENAFGTIDMDDEGMPAQRTLLIEKGILKNFLADRTGSSRTGHPRTGSGRRQGYTFAAASRMRNTYIAPGEYTTEDLFNSVDKGIYCKKMGGGSVGATGQFNFGVDEAYLIENGKITKPLQGAILIGEAKEIMNKISMCSQDLELAPGFCGSVSGSIYTTVGQPHIKVDSITVGGR, encoded by the coding sequence ATGCTTACAAGTACGCTACTTCTCTCCAACCAAATCCCCACACTACAATATTCATCCACAGCAGAGCGATTCGATGAAACCTGGGAAGCTCCTCTAGCTACCCTTCTCGGACTCGGACGCGCCGCAGGTGCTGACTTCATCGAATTATTCTTAGAACGTCGTAACTATATCAGTTGTCTCGCAGAAGACGACGCAATTACCAGTATTTCACCCAGTTTAGCCACAGGTGCGGGAGTCAGAGTATTTCGCGGTAAAGCTGATTGTTACGTCAGCACCAACGACCTTTCATTTTCGGGTTTAAAAGCAGCCTTAGAAAAAGGACTTTCCATTCTCGGATTAGAACTACCGACTCATAACGCCTTCATCCCAGAAATCAACTTAGAATTACTCAGAGACTACGCCACAAAAAGAGGTAAAGATGGCTGGCTACCTTTGTGTAGTTCCATTAAAGAAATGGGAGAAGTCCTTCTTGATGGCACTACCTACCTCCAAAAAAAAGCTAACCATGTACAATCGCGCCGGGCTTCCTATTTCCGAGATTGGCAAGAAGTCCTAGTTGCTGCTAGTGACGGCACATTTGCCCGTGACATTCGCCTCACTCAATCCGTAGGATTCAACCTATTATGTGCAGATGGTGCTAATCGCACCTCTATCGGTGAACGCGCTGGAAATACCAGCGATGCTAACTTCCTGAGAACTTGGGATTATCGAGACGCATCCGAGAAAATTGCCGAATCAGCCGGAAAAATGCTTTATGCAGATTATGTAGATTCAGGTACATACCCAATTATCATGGCCAATCACTTCGGTGGGGTAATCTTCCACGAAGCCTGCGGACATCTGTTAGAAACTACGCAAATCGAACGTAAGACTACACCATTTGCCGACAAAAAAGGCGAAAAAATTGCCCACGAAAGTCTGACAGCTTGGGACGAAGGTCGGGCAGAAAATGCCTTCGGCACTATTGACATGGACGACGAAGGAATGCCAGCGCAAAGAACCCTATTAATTGAAAAAGGTATTCTGAAAAACTTCTTAGCAGATAGAACAGGTTCTTCCCGCACCGGACACCCCAGAACCGGAAGTGGTCGCCGCCAAGGTTATACCTTTGCTGCTGCTAGTCGGATGCGTAACACTTATATTGCACCTGGCGAATACACCACAGAAGATTTATTTAACTCAGTTGATAAAGGCATTTACTGTAAAAAAATGGGTGGCGGTAGCGTTGGGGCTACAGGTCAATTTAACTTTGGGGTAGATGAAGCTTATTTAATTGAAAATGGCAAAATCACAAAACCACTACAAGGAGCCATCCTCATTGGTGAAGCCAAGGAAATCATGAATAAAATTTCCATGTGTTCCCAAGATTTAGAACTTGCGCCCGGCTTCTGCGGTTCTGTTAGTGGCAGTATCTACACCACAGTCGGACAACCCCATATTAAAGTCGATTCTATCACCGTCGGCGGCAGATAA
- a CDS encoding TldD/PmbA family protein: MPNINEIANNAKENASKLGIKKFDIYGSTVDETSVQVDQGEPKQVKASNRSGVTVRVWNEDNTMGVTSTTDVDPKGLELALKTAYEASFFGVKENVPDFSPEATIPIPNTHQEKAPQAPVAELINSLILAEKELLAAHQAIQGVPYNGLAQRDIDRFYLNSDGATRTESHSLASIFLYSKTEEEGKKPRSGSAFRIERSVNNLDINGCIKETAEKTISHLNYKKIKSGKYRVVFSPDAFLSLLGAFSNLFNAQSILDNQSLSNADDLGKQIASPLLSVYDDSLHPANVGAESFDGEGTPTRQVSLIENGVLKSFLHSAGTAKRMNTQPTGNASIGAKVSVSPNFYHVFAATSPEEDLSLDTAENVILIDDLQALHAGVKSLQGSFSLPFDGWLVNKGVRTSIESATVAGDFLELLKSIVYVDKEAELTPGGVCPKIWVDQLSITGE, encoded by the coding sequence ATGCCGAATATTAATGAAATTGCTAATAATGCCAAGGAAAATGCTAGTAAACTTGGGATTAAGAAATTTGACATTTATGGCTCGACTGTAGATGAAACGAGCGTCCAAGTAGACCAAGGTGAGCCAAAACAAGTTAAAGCCTCAAATCGTTCTGGGGTGACAGTGCGTGTCTGGAATGAAGACAATACAATGGGTGTCACCAGCACCACAGATGTAGACCCCAAGGGGCTAGAGTTAGCTTTAAAAACTGCTTACGAAGCTAGTTTTTTTGGTGTCAAGGAAAATGTCCCTGATTTTAGCCCCGAAGCAACTATTCCTATTCCCAACACACATCAGGAAAAAGCACCCCAAGCACCTGTGGCTGAGTTGATAAATAGCCTAATTTTAGCTGAAAAAGAACTTTTAGCAGCGCATCAAGCAATTCAGGGCGTACCTTATAACGGTTTAGCCCAAAGAGATATTGACAGATTCTATCTCAATAGCGATGGTGCAACCCGAACTGAATCTCATTCTTTAGCATCGATTTTTCTTTACAGCAAAACCGAGGAAGAGGGTAAAAAGCCTCGCAGTGGTAGCGCTTTTAGAATTGAACGGAGTGTAAATAATCTTGATATCAATGGTTGTATTAAGGAAACGGCAGAGAAAACTATCAGCCACTTGAATTATAAAAAAATCAAGTCTGGTAAATATCGAGTTGTTTTCTCTCCTGATGCTTTTTTAAGTTTGTTGGGTGCGTTTTCTAATTTGTTTAACGCTCAAAGCATTCTGGATAATCAAAGTTTATCAAATGCTGATGATTTAGGCAAGCAAATTGCTTCTCCTCTACTGTCAGTTTATGATGATTCTCTGCACCCAGCTAATGTTGGGGCGGAAAGCTTTGACGGTGAAGGAACTCCGACTCGTCAAGTTTCGTTGATTGAAAATGGCGTTTTAAAAAGTTTTCTTCACAGTGCGGGTACTGCTAAAAGAATGAATACCCAGCCTACAGGTAATGCAAGTATTGGTGCAAAAGTTAGCGTTAGTCCTAATTTTTATCATGTGTTTGCAGCCACATCACCTGAAGAGGATTTGAGCTTAGACACTGCGGAAAATGTGATTTTAATTGATGATTTACAAGCTCTCCATGCTGGAGTGAAATCTTTACAAGGTTCGTTTTCTCTGCCTTTCGATGGCTGGCTCGTTAATAAAGGTGTGAGAACAAGTATTGAATCAGCAACTGTGGCTGGCGATTTCTTAGAACTCCTGAAATCGATAGTTTATGTCGATAAAGAAGCAGAGCTTACCCCTGGTGGAGTTTGTCCTAAAATTTGGGTTGACCAACTTTCGATTACTGGTGAGTAA
- a CDS encoding histidine phosphatase family protein: MTLNLYLLRHGETTFSQSGNFCGQTDAELTSEGMQMASSFADVYQKLKWEAVYVSPMKRAIATAKPFCDAIGMDMQLRDGLKEGSYGEWESKSKSFAQENYAENYVKWVTEPAWNAPIGGETAVDIANRSMPVIAEIQEKYPEGNVLVVSHKATIRIMLCSLLGIDLGRYRYRVNILVASVSMVRFDVNGPLLEILGDRHHIPDHIRSRPGT, translated from the coding sequence ATGACACTCAATTTATATCTACTGCGACATGGAGAAACTACTTTTAGTCAAAGTGGTAATTTCTGCGGTCAAACTGATGCGGAGTTGACTTCTGAAGGGATGCAGATGGCATCGAGTTTTGCCGATGTTTATCAAAAATTGAAGTGGGAGGCTGTTTATGTTAGCCCAATGAAGCGGGCAATTGCAACTGCCAAGCCATTTTGTGATGCTATCGGTATGGATATGCAGTTGCGTGACGGACTCAAAGAAGGTAGTTACGGCGAATGGGAAAGTAAGAGTAAATCGTTTGCCCAAGAGAATTACGCAGAAAATTATGTAAAATGGGTGACAGAACCCGCTTGGAATGCACCAATAGGCGGAGAAACTGCGGTAGATATTGCTAACCGTTCTATGCCTGTAATTGCTGAAATTCAAGAAAAATATCCCGAAGGTAATGTTTTAGTGGTTTCCCATAAAGCCACGATTCGGATTATGCTTTGCAGTTTACTGGGAATTGATTTGGGACGCTATCGCTATCGGGTGAATATTTTGGTCGCGTCGGTAAGTATGGTAAGATTTGACGTTAATGGCCCTTTGTTAGAAATATTAGGCGATCGCCATCATATACCCGATCATATTCGCTCTCGTCCAGGAACATAA
- a CDS encoding DUF1611 domain-containing protein, with protein MRLPLNQKVAILLHEGITGTQGKTGLSLLRYGQAPIVALIDRECAGKSVSELTGIKSDVPIVRSLTAALEYKPEVLVIGIAPKGGALPDDYWVEIKNALQAGMSLVNGLHTPLANIPELTALLKPGQLIWDVRKEPANLDVARGLARTLPCRRVLTVGTDMAIGKMSTSLELHWESKRRGWRSKFLATGQTGVMLEGDGVPLDAVRVDFAAGAVEQMVMRYGKSYDILHIEGQGSLLHPGSTATLPLIRGSQPTQLILAHRAGQVHVRNHSHVVIPSLAKVIRLYETVASAEGAFANVPVVGIALNTAHLDEFTAQEAIAQTTAETGLPCNDPVRFGASLLLDAIMSN; from the coding sequence GTGCGTTTGCCGCTTAATCAAAAAGTAGCAATTCTGCTACATGAAGGAATTACGGGGACTCAGGGTAAAACTGGGCTATCACTTTTACGCTATGGTCAAGCCCCCATTGTCGCCTTGATTGATCGTGAATGTGCTGGCAAATCTGTGTCAGAATTAACAGGGATAAAGAGTGATGTGCCAATTGTGCGATCGCTCACAGCAGCACTAGAATATAAACCTGAAGTTTTGGTAATTGGTATTGCTCCCAAAGGCGGGGCTTTACCGGATGATTACTGGGTAGAAATTAAAAATGCTTTACAAGCTGGGATGTCTTTGGTGAATGGTTTACACACACCATTGGCAAATATACCAGAGTTAACTGCACTGCTCAAACCAGGACAATTAATTTGGGATGTGCGAAAAGAACCAGCGAATTTAGATGTTGCTCGTGGGTTAGCTCGGACTCTTCCCTGTCGCCGGGTGCTGACTGTGGGAACTGATATGGCAATTGGTAAAATGTCCACTAGCCTAGAATTACATTGGGAGTCAAAGCGACGGGGGTGGCGTTCTAAATTTTTAGCTACAGGTCAAACTGGGGTGATGTTAGAAGGAGATGGCGTACCCTTAGATGCTGTGCGGGTAGATTTTGCGGCTGGTGCTGTGGAGCAAATGGTCATGCGTTATGGTAAAAGCTACGACATCCTGCACATTGAAGGACAAGGTTCACTGCTCCATCCTGGTTCCACCGCTACTTTACCCTTAATCCGTGGTTCCCAACCAACCCAATTAATTTTGGCACATCGGGCGGGACAAGTTCACGTGCGTAATCATTCTCATGTCGTCATTCCGTCTTTAGCAAAGGTGATTCGGTTGTATGAAACTGTCGCTAGTGCAGAAGGCGCTTTTGCCAATGTCCCTGTAGTCGGTATAGCTTTGAATACTGCTCATTTAGATGAGTTTACAGCTCAGGAGGCGATCGCACAAACTACAGCCGAAACTGGTTTACCTTGCAATGACCCCGTGCGTTTTGGAGCTAGTCTTTTGTTAGATGCGATTATGAGTAATTAG
- a CDS encoding dipeptide epimerase yields MQLEVKLFTVNKRFPLTISRGTTAQTTNIWVKILHDGIEGWGEASPFGVGTHSQSTEIIKNHLQQLAPVLEAYNPLQRQQIELILTQQQVPSSVRAALDMAMYDWLGKRVGLPVWQIWGLDRTVIVPTSVTIGINSPAGARTRARDWLQFMDVRLFKVKLGNPDGIDADQQMLLAVQQEAPNLELFVDANGGWSLENAIYMCNWLADLGIKYVEQPLPRGQETSLVQLKEKTHLPIFVDESCFTSADIPNLANYVDGINIKLMKSGGLTEAMRMVHTARAYKLQVMFGCYSDSTLTNTAAAQLAPLADYLDLDSHLNLIDDPFTGALVEEGKILPNDLPGLGVQYSAFAA; encoded by the coding sequence ATGCAATTAGAAGTAAAATTATTTACTGTAAATAAACGCTTTCCTTTGACTATTAGTCGCGGGACAACAGCCCAAACTACAAATATATGGGTAAAAATTTTACACGATGGTATTGAAGGCTGGGGTGAAGCATCGCCTTTTGGTGTAGGTACTCATTCCCAATCAACTGAGATCATCAAAAATCATTTGCAGCAACTTGCACCAGTTTTAGAAGCATATAACCCGTTACAGCGTCAGCAAATTGAGCTAATTTTAACACAACAGCAGGTTCCTTCGTCCGTGAGGGCGGCTTTGGATATGGCGATGTATGATTGGCTGGGTAAGCGTGTGGGATTACCTGTTTGGCAAATTTGGGGACTTGACCGTACAGTTATAGTACCGACTTCAGTCACAATTGGCATTAATTCACCAGCAGGAGCGAGAACTAGGGCGCGGGACTGGTTACAATTTATGGATGTTCGCCTGTTTAAGGTGAAATTAGGGAATCCCGATGGTATAGATGCAGATCAGCAAATGCTATTAGCTGTGCAACAAGAAGCACCGAATTTAGAGTTATTCGTAGATGCAAACGGGGGTTGGAGTTTAGAAAATGCTATTTATATGTGTAATTGGCTCGCTGATTTAGGTATAAAATATGTAGAACAACCATTACCACGAGGTCAAGAAACAAGTTTAGTTCAACTGAAGGAGAAAACCCACCTACCAATATTTGTGGATGAAAGTTGCTTTACCAGCGCCGATATTCCCAATTTAGCTAACTATGTGGATGGTATAAATATCAAACTGATGAAATCCGGGGGACTTACCGAAGCCATGCGGATGGTACATACAGCGCGAGCATACAAATTACAAGTTATGTTCGGTTGCTATTCTGACAGTACACTAACGAATACAGCCGCAGCACAGTTAGCACCATTAGCTGATTATTTAGATTTAGACAGTCACCTTAACTTAATTGATGATCCCTTTACGGGTGCATTAGTGGAAGAGGGAAAAATTTTACCAAACGATTTACCTGGCTTGGGGGTACAATATAGTGCGTTTGCCGCTTAA
- a CDS encoding four-carbon acid sugar kinase family protein: MNNKPKIIVLDDDPTGSQTVHGCLLLMHWDVDTLRLGLQDDSPIFFILTNTRSLPPDSAASVTREVCQNLKLALAAENMTDFLVVSRSDSTLRGHYPIETDAIAQELGPFDAHFLVPAFFVGEASETEGGRITRDSVHYLIIDGVPTPVHETEFARDSVFSYHHSYLPKYVEEKTQGRISAESVTRFLLDDIRAGSLERLLQLSHNQCAVVDGEIQQDLNSFAVDVLTAASQGKRFLFRSAASILTALAALPPQPIAAENMAEYVRGGKPGAVIVGSHVKKTTQQLEALLQVEGTAGIEVDVARLLDDGVKESNQLLTEILENIKAVHNAGKTPVIYTSRRELSFKDVKTRLEFGVKVSGLLMDIVRGLPSDIGFLISKGGITSNDVLSTGLSLNSARLLGQILAGCSMVITTSEHPQFPNLPVVLFPGNVGDADALGTIYKRLTKNI, encoded by the coding sequence ATGAATAATAAACCCAAAATTATTGTTTTAGATGATGACCCTACAGGCTCGCAAACAGTCCACGGTTGCTTACTGTTGATGCACTGGGATGTGGATACTTTACGCCTCGGTTTGCAGGATGATTCACCGATTTTCTTTATTCTGACTAATACGAGATCCTTACCACCTGACTCAGCAGCATCTGTGACGAGAGAAGTTTGTCAAAATTTAAAGCTGGCGTTAGCGGCGGAAAATATGACTGATTTTTTAGTTGTTAGCCGTTCTGATTCTACACTACGGGGACATTATCCCATCGAAACTGATGCGATCGCCCAAGAACTTGGTCCCTTTGACGCTCATTTTCTTGTCCCTGCATTTTTTGTTGGCGAAGCCTCTGAAACAGAGGGCGGACGCATTACCCGTGACAGCGTACATTACCTGATAATTGACGGTGTACCTACCCCAGTACATGAAACAGAATTTGCCCGTGATTCGGTTTTCAGCTACCATCACAGTTACTTACCCAAGTATGTAGAGGAAAAGACTCAAGGGCGGATTAGTGCGGAATCTGTAACTAGGTTTTTACTTGATGATATCCGGGCTGGTAGTTTAGAACGGTTATTGCAACTGAGTCATAATCAGTGCGCTGTCGTCGATGGTGAGATACAACAGGATCTTAATTCCTTTGCTGTGGATGTGCTAACAGCCGCAAGTCAAGGAAAACGCTTTTTGTTTCGCAGTGCTGCCAGTATTTTAACAGCTTTGGCTGCCTTACCTCCTCAACCCATTGCTGCAGAAAACATGGCGGAATACGTACGCGGAGGAAAACCGGGGGCGGTAATTGTCGGTTCTCACGTCAAAAAGACGACTCAGCAGTTAGAGGCGTTATTACAAGTTGAGGGAACGGCGGGAATTGAAGTGGATGTGGCGCGGTTACTTGATGATGGTGTGAAGGAATCAAATCAACTGTTAACCGAAATTCTGGAAAATATAAAAGCGGTACACAATGCTGGTAAAACTCCAGTGATTTACACCAGTCGTCGGGAACTTAGTTTTAAAGATGTTAAAACTAGGTTAGAGTTTGGCGTAAAAGTTTCGGGTTTATTGATGGATATTGTTCGGGGGTTACCATCTGATATCGGATTTTTAATCAGCAAGGGTGGGATTACCTCAAACGATGTCTTGAGTACAGGTCTGTCTTTAAATTCAGCCCGCTTACTTGGGCAAATTTTAGCAGGTTGTTCAATGGTGATTACCACTTCGGAACATCCTCAGTTTCCCAATTTGCCAGTCGTACTGTTTCCTGGTAATGTTGGCGATGCTGATGCCTTGGGGACGATTTACAAAAGACTAACTAAAAATATATAG
- a CDS encoding NUDIX hydrolase produces the protein MNKLKKWHILKSKMVINHRWCQVRQDEIELPNGKIIADFFVVIRPEIALILPITNHQEIVFVRQYRHGVSEILIELPAGSFDAAIEDAETAAVRELQEETGYVSQKVTKLATLYDNPVKDTNKIHLFLAENVIKIGEQKLDVTEDIEVILIPVASVLDKIINGEICVAGTVAALFLGLNFLNQSRLQH, from the coding sequence ATGAATAAATTAAAAAAATGGCATATTCTCAAATCAAAAATGGTGATAAATCATCGCTGGTGTCAAGTCAGGCAAGATGAAATAGAATTACCTAATGGGAAAATTATAGCTGATTTTTTTGTGGTTATTAGACCGGAAATCGCCTTAATTTTACCTATTACAAATCATCAAGAAATTGTTTTTGTGCGTCAATATCGGCATGGGGTTAGTGAAATTCTCATAGAACTTCCTGCGGGGAGTTTCGATGCAGCTATAGAAGATGCTGAAACAGCAGCAGTCAGAGAACTTCAAGAAGAAACTGGTTATGTATCCCAAAAAGTTACTAAATTAGCTACTTTATATGATAATCCGGTCAAGGATACTAACAAAATACATTTATTTTTGGCTGAGAATGTGATAAAAATTGGAGAGCAAAAATTAGATGTTACAGAAGATATTGAAGTTATTTTGATTCCTGTAGCATCAGTTTTAGATAAAATTATTAACGGTGAAATCTGTGTTGCGGGAACAGTTGCGGCTCTATTTTTAGGTTTGAATTTTCTCAACCAGTCACGGTTACAGCACTGA